From one Cynocephalus volans isolate mCynVol1 chromosome X, mCynVol1.pri, whole genome shotgun sequence genomic stretch:
- the LOC134368716 gene encoding probable ATP-dependent RNA helicase DDX53 produces MSRVPDWKRAERSPGAPGASCDDRGGRGSSWNGPSGGLGPRAAGSHEPPLCFRLENHLVGSVIGRGGSKIKDLQRSTNTKIQIKKGDCEAVVKIFGSKDMKAKAKAAIDTLIKRQERYRSESDVDNAASQPPVGRDVSTVNVVREAPPLMDLDRIKAEAVAWEKRKWADLPPIKKDFYTESKATSSMSKEQVDKWRKENYNVMCDDLKDGEKRPIPNPACEFEDAFRPYTELMKSITRAGFQKPTPIQAQAWPIALKGVDLIGVAQTGTGKTLSYLMPGFIHLDGQPISREQRNGPGMLVLTPTRELALQVEAECSKYSYKGLKSICIHGGRNREGQIQGITKSVDIIIATPGRLNDLQMNKFVDLRSITYLVLDEADKMLHLGLEHQIKKILLDVRPDRQTVMTSATWPDSVRRLAQSYLKEPMIVYVGTLDLVAVNTVKQNIIVTTEAEKRALIQEFLENMSPKDKVIVFVNRKFVVDDLSSDFGIQGLPVQSLHGDRELCDREEALEDFKSGKVKILITTDLVSRGLDVNDITHVYNYDFPQNIEEYIHRVGRTGRAGKTGMSISLITQDNSKIANELIQILKRANQSVPEDLVAMAKRYNFHKQKKGDTEKRPGKS; encoded by the coding sequence ATGTCCCGGGTCCCGGACTGGAAGAGGGCAGAGCGTAGTCCAGGAGCTCCTGGGGCCAGCTGCGATgacagaggtggcagaggcagcagttGGAATGGCCCCTCAGGCGGTTTGGGTCCTAGAGCCGCAGGCTCCCATGAACCACCACTCTGCTTTAGACTGGAGAACCACCTGGTTGGCTCAGTCATTGGTCGTGGtgggtcaaaaataaaagacctacagCGTTCGACAAAcactaaaatacagataaaaaagggGGATTGCGAAGCAGTAGTGAAAATTTTTGGCAGCAAAGATATGAAAGCAAAGGCCAAGGCAGCTATAGATACTcttattaaaagacaagaaaggtaCCGTTCAGAATCGGATGTGGATAATGCTGCGTCCCAACCTCCTGTTGGGAGAGACGTAAGCACAGTTAACGTTGTCAGAGAAGCTCCGCCATTGATGGATTTGGATCGTATTAAGGCAGAAGCCGTGgcgtgggaaaaaagaaagtgggcagATTTACCACCAATTAAGAAAGACTTTTACACAGAATCCAAAGCTACAAGCTCCATGTCTAAAGAACAGGTAGacaagtggaggaaagaaaattacaacgtAATGTGTGATGACTTGAAAGATGGTGAGAAGCGTCCCATCCCTAATCCAGCTTGTGAATTTGAGGACGCTTTCCGTCCGTACACAGAACTTATGAAAAGCATAACAAGGGCGGGTTTTCAAAAACCAACACCAATTCAGGCACAGGCATGGCCCATTGCCTTAAAAGGAGTAGATCTTATAGGAGTTGCCCAAACTGGCACAGGCAAAACATTGTCCTACTTAATGCCTGGGTTTATTCATCTTGATGGTCAACCGATATCTAGAGAACAAAGGAATGGACCTGGCATGCTAGTCCTCACTCCCACCAGAGAATTAGCTCTTCAGGTGGAAGCTGAATgttctaaatattcatataaaggtcTGAAAAGTATTTGTATACATGGTGGTAGAAATAGAGAAGGACAAATTCAAGGCATTACCAAAAGTGTAGATATCATTATTGCAACTCCTGGAAGACTGAATGACCTGCAAATGAATAAGTTTGTTGACCTACGAAGCATAACCTACTTGGTCTTAGATGAGGCAGATAAAATGCTACATCTGGGGCTTGAGCAccagattaagaaaattttgttagatgtgCGCCCAGATCGGCAGACTGTTATGACAAGTGCAACTTGGCCAGATTCTGTCCGTAGACTTGCACAGTCTTATTTGAAAGAGCCTATGATTGTTTATGTTGGCACTCTGGATCTAGTTGCTGTAAACACAGTGAAGCAAAATATAATCGttaccacagaagcagaaaaacgaGCTCTTATCCAAGAATTCCTAGAGAATATGtcaccaaaagacaaagtcatagtGTTTGTCAACCGAAAATTTGTTGTTGATGACTTATCAAgtgattttggtatccaaggcCTCCCTGTGCAATCACTACATGGTGACAGAGAGCTATGTGATCGAGAGGAAGCATTAGAAgactttaaaagtggaaaagtgaAGATATTGATTACAACTGATTTAGTATCCCGAGGACTTGATGTTAACGATATCACACacgtatataattatgatttcccACAAAACATTGAAGAATATATCCACAGAGTAGGACGTACTGGACGAGCAGGAAAGACTGGAATGTCAATTTCCCTTATCACTCAAGATAATTCAAAGATTGCCAATGAATTGattcaaattctgaaaagagCAAATCAGAGTGTCCCAGAAGATCTTGTAGCGATGGCCAAGCGATACAACttccataaacaaaaaaaaggggacacagaaaaaagaccaggaaaatcttga